The following nucleotide sequence is from SAR202 cluster bacterium.
ACGCCAGCGCCGCCGTCACGGCAATGAGCGGGAGCGCCGGCACAATGGCCTTCGATACGACCGTCGACACCTGCCGCGCGGTGCGCCGGTGGAGGAAGAGACGGTATGCGAACACAACGGCCGCGAACGGCAGTCCCTCGGGGCGGATTGCCACGCACAGCGCGAGCAGCGCCCCAACCAGCATCTCCCCCTCGAACGGCGTCTCCTCGTGTATCGCGTGCCACTTGACCCGCATCATCGCGTAGATGGCACCCAGGACCGCCAGCGCAAACAGCCCGTTCTCCATCCCTATCGTGGAGTTGTAGACGGAGCCTGGCATCACACCCACAACCAGCGCAGCAGCCAGCGCCCACCTGTCGCCGATGAGCTTGCGCCCGATCAGGAACGTAAGCGCCACGACGCCGTACCAGGCGGCAATGTTGAGCAGCTTCACCGCCATCGGCACATTCTCTATGGGCACAAACCGGAATACCTGGCCGAGCAGCAGCATGTAGCCGACGCTGGTCACTCCGGATGACTTCTCGCCCGGGTTGAACTCGAAGAACCGCCCCTCCGCTGCGCTCTCGCCATATACGAGGTGTATCTCAGCGTCGCCCGCATACATGCCGAAGTAGATGAACGGGTAGACGGCCATCACGGCCACCAGGGCAAGCACTGCCGCCACGCGGCGAGCGGCGCGCGCCCGTATCTCCGATTCCTCGCGGCGCCGCATGGCCGCTGCCAGCTCCGGCGATGGGTATACTGCTGCCATTCAGACCTACCTCCGTCCCTTCCTCTGACCCGGCGGGGGCGCCACAGCGGCGCGCTCCTCGAGACTCCTCGCATGCCTTCGTGCAAGTTCGAGCTTCAGGCTCTCCTCTCCCCTCGCCATCGCCCAGCGGTGGTTACCCGCAAACACGGGCTTCATGATAAACGAAAACCGCTGCAAAAGGGGCTTGTCCGCTCGAATTCTCCAGTCGTACTGCACCTTTACCCAGTCCCCATCCTGGGTAAAGGTCCAAACGCCTTCCCCAACAAAGTCTCCCCAGGCAGAGAGCGCGAACCCGCTCGGCCTCGTCACCCTGGTTACGCGGAACTTCCACTTGAGCCGGTACGGCAGCCATCCCTTCGTATGAAGGCTTACCACCTTGCCCACGCCTTCGGCGTCTCCCGCCGCTTCCTCTTTCACATCCAGGTAAACTGCAGGCCACCAGCGGACGAGGTCGGGAGCATCCTTCAGTACCTCGTAGACCTCTTCGCAAGTGCCTTGCACCCGCCAGGTAGTCAGGAAATTGTAGTCGTTCGCCGCCATCAAGTCCTCGCTCTGTTACGCGCCGGAATGATACCGGACCAGGACCTCAACGTCAGTTAACACGATGTCGCTCGCGATTCGCGGGTTGCGCTGCTCCATAACCGCCCGCGCCCGGTGCTCGCCGGGCCCAGCCTGACCTGGTGTGAGCGCGTACGTGTGCCACGACACCGCGCTCACGTCGCCCAGTGCAGGCCGTCGCGCGGGCTCGTACCGCACGGTCGCGCCGTCAAGCTCGTGCCCGTCCCAAAACACTCTCACAAAATCGCCCTTCACCCACTGGTCCAGCCGCACGCGAAGCTCAACGGTGTCCAGCGGCGCCGCACCGCCGTCCTCGGCGATGTCAATGGTAAACGAAGGGCCGTCGCCGGTCAGCGTCCTTACAAGCGCCACCGGGACTTCCCCGCGCAGGGCATCACCTTTGTAAAGGTCCTCGCGGTCGTAATA
It contains:
- a CDS encoding polyketide cyclase, translating into MAANDYNFLTTWRVQGTCEEVYEVLKDAPDLVRWWPAVYLDVKEEAAGDAEGVGKVVSLHTKGWLPYRLKWKFRVTRVTRPSGFALSAWGDFVGEGVWTFTQDGDWVKVQYDWRIRADKPLLQRFSFIMKPVFAGNHRWAMARGEESLKLELARRHARSLEERAAVAPPPGQRKGRR